The DNA window CCATTACACATTCTATAATTACAAAGAAGAATAACTAGGGACCTGCCTATTACATTTGGTCACATTTGGTCACATATCAGCAACAACTTCCGATGAAAACTCCTCTGCTTTCATGGCTTTTCTTACTCCGCATTTGCTATGTTTCACTCACCTTCCATACGTTTGTGGTCTCTACCCAATGTCCCGGCGATCAGCAATCTTTGCTGCTGCAATTGAAGAACACCCTCACATTTGACCCTGCAACGTCTCAAAAACTTGTGAACTGGAAGAATGGATCGGATTACTGCTCTTGGGAAGGAGTGTCCTGCAAAGAGGGTTGTGTTTCGAATCTGGACTTGAGCAACGAGTGGATTACTGGTGGACTTGATAATTCCAGTCCTCTTTTCGGTCTGAAGTCGATCGAGAACCTGAACTTGGCTAACAACTCCTTCAACTACACTCAGATTCCTTCCGAGTTCAAGCAGCTAACCGGTTTGCATAACCTGAACTTGTCGTGTGCTGGCTTTGCGGGGCAGGTTCCGATTTAGATTTCGCACTTGACGAGGTTGGTAACTCTTGATTTGTCTTCCTTGCACGTAAGCGGTTCTGGCTTATATGGTAGATTCCCAGAGAAGATCTTCCAGGTACCTACACTACAGACTATTGATTTGTCAGGCAATGAACAGCTTCAGGGTTCCTTACCCGAATTTCCAAAGAATGCATCTCTTCGGTCCTTGGTTCTACGCTGGGCTAACTTTTCAGGGTTACTACCGAACTCTATTGGCAACCTCAAAATGTTGTCCAAGATAGATCTTCGGGGGTGCAATTTCACTGGATCAATCCCAAGTTCAATAGCAGACCTTCATCAATTGGTTTATTTTGACTTGTCATGGAACAAGTTCAATGGTTCAGTTCCATCCTTCAGTATGGCCAAGAATCTGACCCTAATATATCTTTCTGCCAATCTACTTGATGGGACTATTCCGTCATCTCTGTTTTCTCTTCCCATGCTGCAAGGTTTAGAGCTTTCTAACAATCACTTCTCTGGCCAGTGACCtgaatttggtaatttttcttCCCTACAAGTCCTTGATTTGAGTAGCAATAGTTTGGAAGGGCCTATACCCATGTCGATCTTTAATCTACGAGAGCTTAGAACACTCTCACTTTCTTCAAACAACTTCAGTGGGTCCTTTCCGCTTAATGATATTCAACAACTGAAAAATCTCCAAGAACTTTATCTTTCATACAATAGCTTGCTAATTAATCATTACAGTTCCAATTCCTCCTACTCCTTTCCTCAACTTCGCGCATTGAAATTAGCTGCTAGAAAGTTGAGAACCTTTCCTGATTTCTTGAGAAATCAATCAATATTAGGCCTTTTGGACCTATCCCTAAACCAGATCCATGAAATACCCAACTGGATTTGGAGGCTTAGTGGTCTTTATATACTAAATCTTTCTTGCAACTCTCTGGTAAATCTACCAGGTCCTTTCCtcaatcttacttctcaattgtttATGCTTGACCTTCATTCCAACCAGCTTCAGGGACAAATTCCAATGCTTCCACCATCTGCCGGTTATCTGGATTACTCAAGAAATAATTTCAGCTCAAGCATACCGGCAGACATTGGTGATTTCCTTATGCAGACAGCGTTCTTCTCTCTtgcaagtaatcacatccaCGGGATCATTCCAGAATCAGTATGCAAGGCGACATTAtttcttgaagttcttgatcTGTCCAATAATTCCTTAAGTGGCATGATTCCCCAGTGCTTGACTGCAATAAACGGGCCTCTTGCAGTACTTGATTTAAGGAGAAACAAACTTTCTGGCACTCTTCCTGATAATTTTCCTGAGAACTGTAGTCTACAAACTCTAGACCTCAATGGCAATGTGATTGGTGGTCAGTTCCCAAAATCTCTAGCCAACTGCAGAATGTTAGAGGTGTTAAACCTGGGAAACAATCAGATAACAGATGTCTTTCCATGCTTATTGAAGAACATATCCAGCTTGCGTGTACTTGTCTTGCGTTTCAACAAATTTTATGATAGCATTGAATGCCTTAAGACTAAAAGTGCCTGGCCAAAGCTTCAAATTGTTGACATAGCTCGCAACAATTTTACTGGCGAAATACCAGGAAGTTTTTTGAAAACGTGGCAAGCAATGATGGCTGACAAAGATGGTGCCGTGTCAAAGCAATTTCAAGTTGTAGACCTCGGCCAGGTGTACTATCAGGATACTGTAACAGTTACCACCAAAGGTCTAGAGATGGAATTTATAAAGATCTTAACAGTCCTCACCTTAATTGACATGTCCTGCAACAATTTTAATGGATCAATACCTGAGGAAGTGGGAAAGCTCAAATCACTTTATGGCCTAAACTTGTCCAGTAATGCTCTCACATGCGCAATCCCATCATCACTAGGTAATCTACGACAGCTTGAGTCCTTAGACCTTTCGGACAACAAATTGAGCGGAACAATTCCATCAGAATTTTCCAAACTTAATTTCCTCTCATTCCTAAATCTGTCGAGTAATCAACTTGTCGGGAAGATTCCAACCGGCACTCAGATTCAGTCTTTTTCACCAGATTCTTTCACATGCAATAAAGGATTATATGGGCCACCGTTAGATGACGGATCACCAAGGTTGCCACCAACATTAGAAGGCAAACATTCTAATTCTGCGCACAGAATTGATTGGGATCTTATCAGTGTTGAAGTTGGATTTATTGTTGGCTTTGGAGTTGCGGTCGGGTCACTTGTGTTGTGCAAGAGATGGAGTAAATGGTATTACAAAACAATGTATAAAATCCTTGTTAAGATATTCCCTCAGCTTGAAGAGAGAATTGGTCCTCACTGAAGACATGTCCACATAAATCAGAGGTTCAGACGCTGAAGTTAATGGTCATGGGGACCAATGCAGCTGGACCTCAAGCTATGCCTGGGGAATTTGAGATCCAACAAATAAGaggttttctttttggttttacCTTTTAAATTTGTGTATGTTATAGTTATATGTGTAATAGTTTATTGTGTATCTTTATCCTTTGTTTTCAATAAACTTCCTCGTACCGTCGAGGTTCTTGAAGTTAGCGTAATTTGATATACCCAAAAGAATGTACTACATGTAATGTATTATTTGTTCGAATTGTGTAGTACGATGTCGAGACCAACTCCACCCAAAAGAGTGTACTACAAAGAACATCTTGACTTCTGAATTGCGATATGTTTTAACATCTTGCCATTCAATTTTAAACTCATCATATCTAGTACTACAACACCTAATGATTTATTTTTCACCTCAATTTATAAGAGAGCAAACCAGCGCTTTTTGTTTCAGAATTTCCTCACCAACTTTTATGTCTGAGATCGCACCAAAAGGCAAAAGCCAACCCTCTCAGGTAacaagaagaaatgaaaaactcAACCGCTTTTACAAAATCAGCAAACTACGGTTCAATCAGTATTCTCCCTTTCATGTCAGAGTACAATGAAATACTCATTTGCTTTTACAAGAGTTGAGTCACTCGCCCAATTTCAACTGGTTTTAGGATGAACCTCAACTTCAATTATGGGACAAAAACTTCTATCGTTTAAGACTTTAAGTTGACAAATGCGAAGTATTGATCACGATGATTAGGTCTTCCATATTAACACTTAACTACTAAAAGAGAGGATAAACACTCAATAGGATTTGAATTGGGTGTGTTCAGTTACCCCGATAAATCCTCCGTAGAGCAGACTACGACAGTCACAAACCCACGATACCATAGTTACATATAATACATGAGTTTTTCGGAGAATATATTTCTCTTGCTACCCAGAAAATCAACATGAGCATACACAAACCATTCTGTTTTTCTTCCACCTATAACCGTATGTGTATATGATCGACTATATATCGCCTTAGTCAGTCAAAAACTAAAATAGGAGTAACGTGTAGATTGCAGATATGCCTATACAACTTCAAAGTGAATTAGAGTCAATCAAATCATAAACCTGAGTAAAATTTCTGGTTTGGAATCTCTGACGTGCAGGGAATAAGCAAAATGCACGCAACAAAGCCTCCATTGTTAAACCTGAAATAACAACAGTATATCaagtttaattttcttttcattggaATCCTGAGTAAACATAATTCTTTCAAAAAGATCAGACGCAAATGCTTATATCCTACAGATTTGTAATTTCATATTGTGAACTAGCACCgcaacaaaatatttacatgtaTATTGCATAGTATTTCTAAATGCTTACAAATTGGTAGGATTAGCTATTATATTGCAGTGTAAACCTCCTTCTGAATGAATGAAGCCGAGTGGTATCTCCCACAAATGTGAAGAACTTGTTGGAATCAATGCTTTTCTCTGAAACTTTAGCCCTTACCAAAGACAAAATCTTCGATTAATGACTCAAGTCCACTAAAACAAGTCTAGAATTTCCAAGCTTATTCCTAAATTCTATAGCTTTATCAACAATAATATCAGATGCCTTTGCAAGGTCAAATTGAAAATCTGCTGTTGAAATGAAAGGAAATGCTAGAGTGGAAACATCGTTTAGAGAACCATCACCGCTAACAGAGCCTACAGCTAGCTCTTCACCTTCCTTTGACTCCTTACCAGATTTTTCAGAAAGTGAACCTGTTCCTTTCAAAGAGGTTTCCTTTTCTTCAGTAATTTGAGAAGCATTAGAATCCTGTACACTCTTCGAAGTTGATTCAGTATTAGCAGGACCATCGGTTTTCCTTAAGAACATTATACCTAGTTGAATTTTTGCACCGGGGTTCTTCTGACCGAAATAACCATTGGGAAGTGTATCTAACGGACCAAGTCCACGAATGCATCAACAGAAGATTGAACATCACTCTCACTCTGGCAATAAGTAATTCTAGCAAACCCTTCACTCAGCTAAGGCAATTCTTTCTTCTGCAGCATTCTATTCACAATCGCCGCAGCTTTCCCGCCTTGCACATTTCCTTCATGGCCCGTTCGCTTCACATACCGCAATATACAAAGCttggcaggaagatcaagcacCACAACATGAACAAACTTGGGAACTACCACCAAGCTTCACAAAATCATCCCTTTGTTCTTCCTCTACATTACACCTATCTATAAACACACTCTTCTCATCCTTCAACGCATTCATTGCACTCTCTATACACTGCCCTTTCGTTCGGGCTTTACCATTTTTGATAGTatcctacaaaaacaaaaaatatgaacATATAACAGCATAaaacaagaacccaaatgaATAGAAATCCGGAGTACCATACTACGTACTGAAAATAGCAATCTAGAGCCCACTGCGACATTTCATCGAACACACTGTGTCCACAGAGATATACCTGGCAAACGCAAACACAAGGGCGAGTGGAGCGCATGACATGTTCGCAGAAGGTAGACATGTTCGCAGAaggtgatgcgtaaaataactaaacacacaaaattaaaccctctttttatcaattgtagtaaagtatgtaagtagggatcgttctaggccggggattaggagggattgctaaatcacttggaaactgacttgaaaacgtaaaaacaaagtttaaaacactaactagactcaaagaatgcaaaactatactttaaaacactaaaacaaaccaaaagactcaaaacagcccctaaacactcaaaactaccttaaacacacaatctgggcagttttgggactctaacacaaacttggacgaattttggttttctaatgaactaaaacacttaaaaacataatctaagacaagttctatttaatatgactcaaagaaataagatggggttgattttggacaaaaataattaaattaagacaagaacaaagtaaacgaattcttagacaaatttaagtgaatcaaaacaaattgtaaaatgaatttgaatgaaacttatggatggaaggctagctaggaggttcttctccacacatgtcacacttgcatacaaaacgatttccagttgcttttcgataagctatgaatactcaacgccccaaattaaccgtgaattgcactaattaaccctcagtttttccacaagttattaggttggatgatcgcatacgacaacccaaaacattccctacaagttccctacatgaattgcataatagagatacaagcaagaatcattaagttctatgaaaaacataagcattgacgaggcactcgttactatgatttgcatgaaacttatgccaagaatttacttaacgtgattgtgactagcaaccttcactacttgtgaatataagttcataacgattaggtgaaactcccttatattctagcgtcaaattcatgcatgaaaattaagcgtgcactctcaaccaacatacacaaatcagtttttatacgaacggataagtaaattgaattcacaacttatgaatcacaactggatgtaatcaaatcatattgcaagtatgaacatagtttcgaatcaccccctaactaagaggggtttagttcctcatactcacaaaacaaagatacataaaattagacattaaaatcaaaggaaagaaaacacctaaaatgctccaacttggtagcaagtgcatccaagattcctcctttccctatgcttgcggcagattgggttatggacagattttgggtagttttatgatgtagaatggatggggaatggtatggaagggtttagggtgagtgtggaggagtgtttgagggttggagggtggtggagaactaggcaaagagggtggaagaaggtggagtggctgttatgttttctaggcactagaatggtgtttttggggtgttttgcttcctagggtgtgtatggacgaatttttgtgataaaatgatgaatatgggggattgttctttggccaaggggtgtaaacatgtatttataggcccccaaaaaccttagaaaatcaggttaggttaaggatgaaatgcatggcaatttgtgtgtgtggtgtgcaatggtccaagggtgaaaatgaagtaatgatgcaaagtgtgaagggtaaaatggagtggtgttgtagctagggagcatgaatgattgtgtacattgcatagagatggaaagggaggtgaaatgtgtcaacaaatgggtcaaaggtgcaacaacatgtgttacacatggcattggattccaaatgtgaatgatggagcatcaattggtgcatgtaatggatgtaaatgttgtctaaaatctaatgagtgaagggaacaagaggtatcaagcaattgagtgtaataattaaataaattgaagcatgaaattagaaattatgtaggggacaagagtgattaagcatggcatggaatccaaagggaattctatgtggtttgcatggcaaggaatgcaagttggggtgacagatttttgggctgttttcttcatcttttggaccataattcttcatattcttggcctctttagttctcaaattcgtccatccacttggcccatgcatttgacatccattccaagccccattttgctccaaaatgcatcttcttgcctactttgtccataaaatctgaaaacacacgaaaatgactttaaacattaaaataactaaggaaacacgacataaatgcacaataacaagccaactaagtcgcataaatatgctcctatcagaaggTAGACATGCCGCTTCCAGGCCCACCTACCAATATTACTACGACAGGCTTTCCTTGTTTTTCTTCCCCCGTCAAAAACGCATACAGGTTTTATGATCACCGAAGGCGGCGACGACCGAGAATGGTAAAACGCGGCGTTTTGGAGAAAGGGCATACCTTTGACTGTTTCGTCGATGTCCATGTCCATGTTTTGGAAGACTCTGCGAGGCACTTTTGAATTAACAGCGGAAAAGCAACGGTTTCTTCTTCCACTGGGCTGGAAGCCTGAAGCTTCTATTGCCGGTGCCTGGTGCTTGCGTAATGGGACACATGTCACACATCGTCGACCCGAAAATTGACAAGATCCGATTCGATTTGGATTTTATCCGTATTTTAGCCTTCTCGCAAGTGCTAATGCGTAAATGAGAAGTATTTTATAATCACGGGCCTTACGAGCGCCCTTTAAAGATGGGTTTGCTTTAATTATTGTTCTAATTGTTTAACATTGTTATTTCGTAAGAAATTTGCGAGGGCATTTTCTTATGATATTAGGTATTTCAATCATCTTCCTGTGATAATTTTTTCTATAATTATGTTAAAGCCCTCCGTATTCCGGTAACCTACAACATGGTAAATCTATAGAAATTATAAACTTGATAATTACGTTTATAGCACAAAAGCCTATACATACAATCGTGTTTACTTGGTGTACAAGTAAGgatctcttcaatttcttgatagcgattttaccacttgtaaaacaaagggttaaaccatagaaaattcttgcaagagaacaagtgtttgtagtatagaatggctcaagcaatgtcgatctcctcagggactgatataaacaatttacgagtttttgtgtatttaacttatttaacttTAAGAATTACACTAATTTGACGAAACTAAATATTACTGGATGTGACTTAACCAAATATCTAACATGGGAATTGGTTTATAGGAACAGTGATtcaacttaaacaaaacaagtaaatgagGAAATTTAAGATAAAATAActgattgaagaaaaatagattgacaatatgctagagttcaacctttaccaacaacactcctacgtagctattccaattgcttaaataattgaaaacacacatgctttgaaggttggaatttccttgtgtatgttttacttgtgacattcaagttaaaacgcataccactacatgcaacttatccatgacatttggattaaatataaaca is part of the Malus domestica chromosome 12, GDT2T_hap1 genome and encodes:
- the LOC103453676 gene encoding receptor-like protein 7; translation: MSIFNLRELRTLSLSSNNFSGSFPLNDIQQLKNLQELYLSYNSLLINHYSSNSSYSFPQLRALKLAARKLRTFPDFLRNQSILGLLDLSLNQIHEIPNWIWRLSGLYILNLSCNSLVNLPGPFLNLTSQLFMLDLHSNQLQGQIPMLPPSAGYLDYSRNNFSSSIPADIGDFLMQTAFFSLASNHIHGIIPESVCKATLFLEVLDLSNNSLSGMIPQCLTAINGPLAVLDLRRNKLSGTLPDNFPENCSLQTLDLNGNVIGGQFPKSLANCRMLEVLNLGNNQITDVFPCLLKNISSLRVLVLRFNKFYDSIECLKTKSAWPKLQIVDIARNNFTGEIPGSFLKTWQAMMADKDGAVSKQFQVVDLGQVYYQDTVTVTTKGLEMEFIKILTVLTLIDMSCNNFNGSIPEEVGKLKSLYGLNLSSNALTCAIPSSLGNLRQLESLDLSDNKLSGTIPSEFSKLNFLSFLNLSSNQLVGKIPTGTQIQSFSPDSFTCNKGLYGPPLDDGSPRLPPTLEGKHSNSAHRIDWDLISVEVGFIVGFGVAVGSLVLCKRWSKWYYKTMYKILVKIFPQLEERIGPH